One Xylanivirga thermophila DNA segment encodes these proteins:
- a CDS encoding penicillin-binding transpeptidase domain-containing protein — MKKFFKSRFFVFSLICVCLFTTLGIRLAYLTLKKGETYYVLSQERKSVKLTLRGRRGNILDRNGIPLAINRQIYVVEIDGQQIPNDPKQLNNMLINLINIVEGNEDKLVDNLPIKYDKPQGFYYDLGNSDPDIQKNRYKRWARDANIKGDNLPADEVMKKLKERFKIDDNIPDELARKVVSIRMDLYMNRYKEYRPIRVAENINAKTVAQVETYLADLPGVQTRVESGRYYPMGDTASHIIGYVGRISQEKAENCEKEGYDVSSDKIGINGIEGAFEKWLTGSTNEKHGLLWAEVNSSGRIAKVLKEEPPEDGNDIYLTLDSRLQKCAEDILAEEITKMQNGMAPYDGERNRAPLAKNGAAVIIDVHTGEILSMASYPSFDLNLFVDGISSKNYNKLVDDPAKPLYGLAFQGGIAPGSVFKMLVGIAGLMEGKVGLHEQIYDRVYYDVYDKYHPPACSKKSGHGNEDLVDALKHSCNYYFYTVADRLGIDAINHWAKEFGLIGHTGLEILDKDADYNIVASPDIKEKAERYNIKSQIYAEMKAYGYFKDLNSNEQKEAKDELLNALADVPLSNSHVEDTKLIRKIFEDKGYFEFKDENNDGKDDIFGITKKKMNQNKINASYRVRQILVDRKRWKGNDTVITGIGQSYTQISPLGIARYVAAIANNGNVLETHVVKDVVSPEGKIVKKTEPVVLNKLDVPQSYFDAVKLGMHKVVYDFGGAGGGGTASKYFKDMDSNITLGGKTGTAQVIAGKEERNNAWFVAFSPYEDPEIAVAVAIPNGRTAGNAAPVARRILEEYYRIKNQQKTDTIQETNKPLQ; from the coding sequence ATGAAGAAGTTTTTTAAAAGCAGGTTTTTTGTGTTTTCTCTCATATGTGTATGCTTATTTACAACATTGGGTATTCGTTTGGCCTATTTAACCTTGAAAAAAGGAGAGACATACTATGTTTTATCTCAGGAACGAAAATCCGTAAAATTGACTTTAAGAGGCAGAAGAGGAAATATTTTAGATCGAAACGGTATTCCCCTTGCTATTAATAGACAGATATATGTAGTTGAGATTGATGGGCAGCAGATACCAAACGATCCCAAACAGCTTAATAATATGCTTATAAACCTTATAAATATAGTAGAAGGCAATGAGGATAAATTGGTGGATAATCTACCGATAAAATACGATAAACCTCAGGGCTTTTATTATGATTTGGGCAACAGTGATCCTGATATTCAAAAAAATAGATATAAAAGATGGGCAAGGGATGCAAATATTAAAGGTGATAATTTACCGGCTGATGAAGTTATGAAAAAGCTTAAAGAGAGATTTAAAATAGATGATAATATCCCCGATGAATTGGCACGTAAGGTTGTCTCCATAAGAATGGATTTGTATATGAACAGATATAAAGAATATAGGCCTATACGGGTAGCAGAAAATATAAATGCTAAAACGGTGGCTCAAGTAGAAACGTATCTTGCAGATTTACCTGGAGTACAGACCAGGGTGGAAAGTGGCAGATATTATCCTATGGGCGATACTGCTTCCCATATAATAGGTTACGTTGGTAGAATATCTCAAGAAAAGGCAGAAAACTGTGAAAAAGAGGGATATGATGTATCAAGCGATAAAATAGGTATAAATGGTATTGAGGGCGCCTTTGAAAAATGGCTAACAGGTAGTACTAATGAAAAGCATGGTCTTCTCTGGGCTGAAGTTAATTCTTCCGGCAGGATAGCCAAAGTACTTAAGGAGGAGCCACCGGAGGATGGCAATGATATATATCTTACTCTAGATAGTAGATTGCAAAAATGTGCTGAAGATATATTGGCAGAAGAGATAACCAAAATGCAAAATGGTATGGCTCCATATGATGGAGAACGTAATAGGGCACCGCTTGCTAAAAATGGTGCAGCTGTGATTATCGATGTACATACAGGCGAGATACTCTCCATGGCTAGCTATCCTTCGTTTGATTTGAATCTATTTGTAGATGGTATATCAAGTAAGAATTACAACAAATTAGTTGATGATCCTGCTAAACCATTATATGGGCTTGCATTTCAGGGAGGGATCGCTCCTGGTTCGGTTTTTAAAATGCTAGTTGGTATAGCCGGCCTTATGGAAGGAAAAGTGGGACTTCATGAACAAATATATGATAGGGTATATTATGATGTTTATGATAAATATCATCCGCCGGCTTGTTCAAAGAAATCGGGACATGGTAATGAGGATTTGGTAGATGCCCTAAAACATTCTTGTAACTATTATTTTTATACAGTAGCCGATCGATTGGGTATAGATGCTATAAATCATTGGGCAAAAGAATTTGGACTTATTGGACATACCGGCCTTGAAATACTTGATAAAGATGCCGATTATAATATTGTAGCCAGTCCAGATATAAAAGAAAAGGCAGAAAGATATAATATAAAATCCCAAATATATGCTGAGATGAAGGCATATGGTTATTTTAAGGACTTAAATAGTAATGAACAAAAAGAAGCAAAGGATGAACTTTTAAATGCCCTTGCGGATGTTCCACTATCAAATTCCCATGTTGAAGATACGAAGCTTATAAGAAAGATTTTTGAGGATAAGGGCTATTTTGAATTTAAGGATGAAAATAATGATGGGAAGGATGATATATTTGGTATTACAAAGAAAAAAATGAATCAAAATAAAATAAATGCTAGTTATAGGGTAAGGCAGATACTCGTAGATAGGAAGCGGTGGAAGGGAAATGATACGGTAATAACTGGTATTGGACAGAGCTATACACAAATAAGCCCATTAGGGATAGCTAGATATGTAGCTGCAATAGCTAATAATGGGAATGTGTTGGAGACCCATGTGGTAAAGGATGTAGTATCACCTGAAGGCAAAATAGTAAAAAAGACGGAGCCGGTTGTTTTAAATAAACTAGATGTGCCCCAATCATATTTTGATGCTGTAAAACTTGGTATGCATAAGGTTGTGTATGATTTCGGTGGAGCTGGGGGTGGAGGAACAGCTTCAAAATACTTTAAAGATATGGATTCTAATATTACTTTAGGCGGAAAGACTGGTACAGCTCAGGTAATTGCAGGAAAAGAAGAACGAAACAATGCATGGTTTGTCGCGTTTTCACCATATGAAGATCCTGAGATTGCAGTAGCCGTTGCTATACCAAATGGACGTACAGCTGGTAATGCAGCTCCAGTGGCTAGACGTATACTTGAGGAATACTATAGAATAAAAAATCAGCAAAAAACAGATACGATTCAGGAAACAAATAAACCGCTGCAATAA
- the mgsA gene encoding methylglyoxal synthase, producing the protein MNIALIAHDKKKTDMVNFCVAYENILKKHRLCATGTTGKLIAEATGLNIHRFLSGPIGGDQQIGSMVAYNKIDLVIFLRDPLTAQPHEPDVNALLRLCDVHNIPLATNMATAEVMVKAIDRGDLDWRLIVNPPDDEDKLFGQF; encoded by the coding sequence ATGAATATAGCACTTATTGCCCATGATAAGAAAAAGACTGACATGGTGAACTTTTGTGTGGCTTATGAAAATATTTTAAAAAAACATAGATTATGTGCTACCGGTACAACTGGCAAGCTTATTGCAGAGGCTACAGGGCTTAATATTCACAGATTTTTATCCGGTCCTATAGGTGGTGACCAACAGATTGGCTCTATGGTAGCCTATAATAAAATAGATCTTGTAATTTTTTTGCGTGATCCTTTGACTGCTCAGCCCCATGAACCGGATGTTAATGCACTTCTTAGATTGTGTGATGTTCACAATATACCTCTAGCTACTAACATGGCGACTGCAGAAGTAATGGTGAAGGCAATAGATCGTGGAGACTTAGATTGGAGATTGATAGTTAACCCACCAGATGACGAGGATAAGCTATTCGGACAATTTTAG
- the minE gene encoding cell division topological specificity factor MinE: MELFKFFGKGQAPSKDIAKERLKLVLVHDRANVSPKYLDMIKDDVIKAVSSYMEIEEDAIDIHLTRVCNKDDTYTSTLIANIPIKKMKNIGKNKG, encoded by the coding sequence ATCGAATTATTTAAGTTTTTTGGAAAGGGACAAGCACCAAGCAAGGATATTGCAAAGGAGAGGCTCAAGTTGGTTTTGGTACATGACCGTGCCAATGTTTCCCCTAAATATTTAGATATGATAAAAGATGATGTTATAAAGGCAGTTTCTAGCTATATGGAGATAGAAGAAGATGCTATTGATATACACCTTACTCGCGTGTGCAATAAAGACGATACATATACTTCTACATTGATAGCCAATATACCAATAAAGAAAATGAAAAACATAGGGAAAAATAAAGGTTAA
- a CDS encoding rod shape-determining protein produces the protein MGIFNMFSKDLGIDLGTANTLVYVKGKDIVIREPSVVAVRSDRKQVLAVGEEAKRMIGRTPGNIVAIRPMKEGVIADFDVTQEMLKYFIKKSMAKSMHAHPRIVVCVPSGVTEVEKRAVEEATRQAGAREAYLVEEPMAAAIGAGLPVNEPTGSMVVDIGGGTSEVAIISLGGIVTSKSLRVGGNKLDDAIIFYIKKEYNLMIGERTAEEIKITIGSAFPKEQEQAMDIRGRDLVTGLPKTLRITSTEILEALKEPVNSIVDAIKLTLEKTPPELAADIMDKGIMLTGGGALLEGMDKLIRQETGMPVHIAENPLDCVAIGAGKVVEEIETLKKVAISSRNS, from the coding sequence ATGGGTATCTTCAATATGTTTTCTAAGGATTTAGGAATTGATCTTGGAACAGCAAATACATTGGTGTATGTAAAGGGTAAGGATATTGTAATTAGAGAACCTTCAGTAGTTGCGGTTAGAAGTGATCGCAAACAGGTATTGGCAGTTGGTGAAGAAGCAAAACGTATGATAGGTAGAACCCCTGGAAATATAGTGGCTATACGTCCGATGAAAGAAGGGGTTATTGCTGATTTTGATGTCACGCAGGAGATGCTTAAATATTTTATAAAGAAATCAATGGCAAAGAGTATGCATGCCCATCCTCGCATAGTAGTGTGTGTGCCATCAGGTGTTACAGAGGTTGAAAAACGTGCAGTAGAAGAAGCTACCAGGCAGGCGGGAGCAAGGGAAGCATATCTAGTCGAAGAACCAATGGCAGCGGCTATAGGTGCAGGGTTACCTGTAAATGAACCTACTGGAAGTATGGTAGTAGATATAGGTGGTGGCACTAGCGAAGTGGCTATAATTTCCCTTGGGGGCATTGTAACTAGCAAGTCACTGCGAGTAGGTGGTAATAAGCTTGATGATGCTATTATATTCTATATCAAAAAAGAATATAATCTCATGATAGGTGAAAGAACGGCAGAGGAGATAAAAATAACTATAGGTTCAGCATTTCCGAAGGAACAAGAACAGGCTATGGATATACGGGGAAGAGATTTGGTAACAGGCTTACCAAAAACTTTAAGAATAACATCTACAGAGATATTGGAAGCATTAAAAGAACCTGTAAATAGTATCGTAGATGCTATAAAGCTTACTCTGGAAAAAACACCTCCGGAACTTGCTGCTGATATAATGGATAAAGGAATAATGCTCACAGGTGGCGGAGCTTTGCTAGAAGGAATGGATAAGCTTATAAGGCAAGAGACGGGTATGCCTGTGCACATAGCAGAAAATCCTTTAGATTGCGTGGCAATTGGAGCTGGTAAGGTAGTAGAAGAGATTGAGACACTAAAGAAAGTGGCTATTTCTAGTAGAAATTCATAA
- the rodA gene encoding rod shape-determining protein RodA has product MLDKKLLKNFDFMIVILICLLVGFGAIGIGIAMRSPTEGQGGITEMIGNFNLKYVQLHLLWAATGLVLMLITASIDYNVLKDMSAYIYWIIVALLLYVDAKGNVAGNAQSWIVLGPFKLQPSEFAKLAIIITTAKVLSKDEESDGKLSHLKDLIPLIVKIAIPLVLVAIQPDFGTATVFMAIIFGILFVAGISYKLLFGIIGAGVACIPLLWFGFLSDVQKNRILVFLNPGLDPLGEGYHVTQSLIAIGSGQIYGKGLLTDNTLSQLNFLPAKHTDFIFSVTAEALGFMGGIIIILLYLALIIRTMKIASKSKDKFGALLVTGVASMIMFHIFENIGMTMGLMPVTGIPLPFMSYGGSSMWTNMIAYGMVLSVGMRRQKIKF; this is encoded by the coding sequence ATGTTAGATAAAAAGTTGTTAAAGAACTTTGATTTTATGATTGTAATACTTATTTGCTTGCTTGTTGGTTTTGGGGCAATAGGTATTGGCATAGCTATGCGGTCTCCTACAGAGGGACAGGGCGGTATAACTGAAATGATAGGCAATTTTAATTTGAAATATGTTCAGCTTCACCTTTTATGGGCTGCTACTGGGCTGGTACTTATGCTTATTACTGCCAGTATAGATTATAATGTTTTAAAGGATATGTCTGCATATATATATTGGATAATAGTTGCACTGCTTTTATATGTTGATGCCAAGGGGAATGTTGCTGGAAATGCACAAAGTTGGATTGTACTTGGCCCATTTAAACTACAACCATCAGAATTTGCAAAATTAGCCATAATAATAACCACTGCTAAGGTACTGTCTAAGGATGAGGAAAGTGACGGTAAATTAAGTCATCTGAAAGACTTAATACCCTTAATCGTCAAAATAGCCATTCCCTTGGTTTTGGTGGCAATTCAGCCCGATTTTGGTACTGCTACGGTATTCATGGCTATAATATTTGGTATATTATTTGTAGCTGGTATAAGCTATAAATTGTTGTTTGGCATAATAGGTGCAGGAGTGGCTTGTATTCCTTTGTTATGGTTTGGTTTTTTATCAGATGTTCAAAAAAATCGTATATTGGTATTTTTAAATCCTGGTTTAGATCCTCTAGGGGAAGGATATCATGTGACACAATCTCTCATAGCTATAGGGTCTGGCCAGATATATGGCAAAGGGCTGCTTACCGATAATACTTTAAGTCAGCTAAATTTTCTGCCTGCTAAGCATACAGACTTTATTTTCTCTGTTACGGCAGAGGCGTTGGGATTTATGGGAGGTATTATAATAATATTACTTTATCTTGCGTTAATAATTCGTACTATGAAAATAGCTTCAAAATCAAAGGATAAATTCGGTGCTTTGTTGGTGACAGGAGTAGCTTCTATGATAATGTTTCATATATTCGAAAATATTGGTATGACTATGGGACTTATGCCGGTTACCGGTATACCCCTGCCATTTATGAGTTATGGCGGGAGTTCCATGTGGACAAATATGATAGCATATGGCATGGTACTTAGTGTAGGCATGCGTAGACAAAAGATTAAGTTTTAG
- the minC gene encoding septum site-determining protein MinC, whose protein sequence is MKESSVLFKGMRGGIKVYIDDDAELSQIKSDLTSKIEENIHFFDGTAVNLFIMGKKLDPQEKGEILSLLAHDIDIGSIKFGDAVHSDQQNQAHLEKEVNAAMDADRTRFVKGTIRSGQRIFYQGNVVVVGDVNPGGEVIAEGNIVVFGNLRGLAHAGATGNKDAYVVSISLQPTQLRIATVITRPPEEDKAKSNCPEIAYIKDNILVIEPYSSIRIK, encoded by the coding sequence ATGAAAGAGAGTTCGGTATTATTTAAAGGGATGCGAGGTGGTATAAAAGTATATATAGATGACGATGCCGAGCTGTCCCAGATAAAATCAGATCTAACAAGCAAAATAGAAGAGAATATCCATTTTTTTGATGGTACAGCTGTTAATCTTTTTATTATGGGTAAAAAACTTGATCCTCAAGAAAAAGGTGAGATATTAAGTTTACTTGCCCATGATATTGATATAGGTAGTATTAAGTTTGGGGATGCTGTCCATTCCGATCAACAAAATCAGGCTCATCTTGAAAAAGAAGTAAATGCTGCTATGGATGCTGATAGGACAAGATTTGTAAAAGGGACTATACGGAGTGGACAACGAATTTTTTATCAGGGAAATGTAGTTGTAGTAGGTGATGTAAATCCTGGTGGCGAGGTTATTGCAGAAGGCAATATAGTAGTGTTTGGTAACTTAAGGGGATTGGCCCATGCAGGTGCTACTGGCAATAAGGATGCATATGTAGTTTCCATTAGTCTGCAACCTACCCAATTGCGAATAGCTACTGTAATTACTAGACCACCAGAAGAGGATAAGGCTAAAAGTAACTGCCCTGAGATTGCATACATAAAGGATAATATCTTGGTTATAGAACCGTACTCATCTATAAGGATAAAGTAG
- a CDS encoding site-2 protease family protein, with translation MKVGTFFDIDIYVNKILVVAMAMAIFTGHGARITTIFLAMFIHEMCHVIAAHMLNLKVQEIELLPFGGAIRIESIFEINPRNEIIISAAGPISNLVVIIIYNALENIGVVMSSSAELFLKSNIMLAGFNILPALPLDGGRILRAALCKQIGFKKATNVAANGGIVLSIFLIATGIYAAFNQIFNITLFLAGFFLMYSAFKEKRIATYVFLRDITYKKDILLEEGVLPVRSMVVLYSMPLKEVIKNFTPHQYHNIQIVDEHMKVKGILTESQIVKGVMNFNINVPIGRLLNK, from the coding sequence ATGAAAGTAGGTACTTTTTTTGATATAGATATATATGTAAATAAGATTTTGGTGGTAGCAATGGCCATGGCCATATTTACAGGGCATGGTGCACGAATTACCACCATTTTTTTAGCTATGTTCATACATGAAATGTGCCATGTAATAGCTGCACACATGCTCAATTTAAAGGTACAAGAAATAGAATTATTGCCATTTGGAGGGGCCATACGAATAGAGAGTATATTTGAGATAAACCCCAGAAACGAAATAATAATATCTGCTGCAGGGCCTATATCCAACTTGGTTGTAATAATCATATATAATGCACTGGAGAATATAGGTGTGGTAATGAGTAGTTCAGCAGAGCTATTCCTTAAGTCTAATATAATGTTGGCAGGCTTTAATATACTACCTGCATTGCCCTTGGATGGTGGGAGAATACTTAGGGCTGCCCTTTGCAAACAAATAGGTTTCAAAAAGGCTACAAATGTGGCAGCAAATGGTGGTATTGTTTTGTCTATATTCCTCATTGCTACAGGGATATATGCTGCCTTTAACCAAATATTTAATATTACCTTGTTTTTAGCTGGCTTTTTTCTGATGTATTCAGCTTTTAAAGAGAAAAGGATAGCTACATACGTATTTTTAAGGGATATAACGTATAAAAAGGATATATTGCTAGAAGAAGGCGTACTACCTGTGAGATCTATGGTGGTATTATATAGTATGCCGTTAAAAGAAGTAATAAAGAACTTTACTCCCCATCAATATCATAATATCCAAATAGTAGATGAGCATATGAAAGTAAAAGGGATACTAACTGAAAGTCAAATTGTAAAAGGTGTTATGAATTTTAATATAAATGTACCTATTGGCCGATTATTAAATAAATAA
- the minD gene encoding septum site-determining protein MinD produces MGEVIVVTSGKGGVGKTTTTANIGTSLAMEGKKVVLVDADIGLRNLDVVLGLENRIVYDLVDVVEGVCRLKQALIKDKRFDSLYLLPSAQTKDKNAVSPEQMQKLTEQLKQEFDYIIIDCPAGIEQGFKNAIAGAEQAIVVTIPEVSAVRDADRIIGLLSSNGLSNPQLVINRLRIDLVKRGDMMNIDDTIDILGVDLLGVVPDDEHIVVATNRGEPVAIDNESMSGKAFRNIAKRIIGEDVPIMEMNGEETFMDKIKRLFGKKKSY; encoded by the coding sequence ATGGGAGAGGTCATAGTAGTAACATCTGGTAAGGGAGGAGTTGGAAAAACTACCACTACAGCCAATATAGGAACTTCCCTTGCAATGGAAGGCAAAAAAGTAGTATTGGTAGATGCAGATATCGGTCTTCGAAATCTGGATGTAGTGCTTGGATTGGAAAATAGAATAGTATATGATTTGGTAGACGTAGTAGAAGGTGTTTGTCGTTTAAAACAAGCTCTCATAAAGGATAAACGATTTGACAGTCTATATTTGCTTCCATCTGCTCAGACAAAGGACAAAAATGCCGTATCCCCTGAGCAAATGCAAAAATTGACTGAGCAGTTAAAACAAGAATTTGATTACATAATAATCGATTGTCCAGCAGGTATTGAACAGGGTTTTAAAAATGCAATTGCAGGAGCAGAACAGGCTATAGTTGTTACTATACCAGAGGTATCAGCAGTGAGAGATGCTGATAGAATAATTGGGCTTTTATCATCAAATGGATTATCCAATCCCCAACTGGTTATTAATCGTTTACGTATAGATTTAGTGAAACGGGGAGATATGATGAATATAGATGATACTATAGACATATTAGGAGTTGATCTATTGGGGGTAGTGCCTGATGATGAACATATAGTTGTAGCTACCAATAGGGGTGAGCCAGTGGCTATAGATAACGAATCCATGTCTGGAAAGGCATTCAGAAATATTGCAAAACGCATAATAGGTGAAGATGTACCTATTATGGAAATGAATGGAGAAGAAACTTTTATGGACAAAATAAAACGTCTGTTTGGTAAAAAGAAATCATACTAG
- the mreD gene encoding rod shape-determining protein MreD, translating to MRIWIILLILIFNVVIQSTLLPFIEIGGVMPDTLMMLVISFSLLSGNPTSAIIGLCGGLLQDILFGSQLGICAFQYMVIGYLVGLTRENLYVGPVMFPMVFAATGIFIKQIMMYIYAFFVKMNLPIGDVMLKIALPEAIYTAILMPIIYHYILKLYKHKFMTKRIYFR from the coding sequence ATGAGGATATGGATAATTTTACTTATTTTAATATTTAATGTAGTAATTCAGTCTACTTTGTTGCCCTTTATAGAAATAGGCGGGGTGATGCCCGATACGTTGATGATGCTAGTTATATCCTTTTCGTTGCTGTCTGGGAATCCAACCAGCGCAATTATAGGACTATGTGGAGGACTGTTGCAGGATATATTGTTTGGAAGCCAATTAGGCATATGTGCATTCCAATATATGGTGATAGGCTATTTGGTAGGATTAACCCGTGAAAATTTATATGTTGGACCTGTTATGTTTCCTATGGTGTTTGCAGCAACTGGTATTTTTATAAAACAGATAATGATGTATATATATGCTTTTTTTGTTAAGATGAATTTGCCTATAGGTGATGTTATGCTAAAAATAGCATTGCCAGAGGCTATATATACTGCGATATTGATGCCTATAATATACCATTATATACTAAAGCTATATAAGCATAAATTTATGACAAAAAGGATATATTTTAGATAA
- the mreC gene encoding rod shape-determining protein MreC, which yields MPQSTKKRSFIIIIIVCAILIALMVFTSENRRSNMTGIEGFLGELIRPVQKLFYTINSSVYSLFAGIGDNINMKADYISLQKQVEDLEKELLNKQEIEKQNQRLKELLDFSKENEDFVVTGARVIGKNEGGWFNVIIIDKGKNHGVDVNMAVVTGKGLVGRVFQVGSNWAKVRTIVDGQSGVSAIVERTRDNGLVKGNNSIGDEDGMCRMVFLPTDSDLIEGDKVITSGLGEIFPKGIYIGEVKKVVKEKRDFFKTATIEPGVDFKRLEEVLVIKHVHHFEETE from the coding sequence TTGCCCCAGTCAACCAAAAAGCGCTCTTTTATAATAATTATTATAGTCTGTGCTATTTTGATAGCTCTTATGGTTTTTACGTCTGAAAATCGTCGTAGCAATATGACTGGTATAGAAGGTTTTTTAGGTGAGTTGATAAGGCCTGTGCAGAAACTATTTTATACTATTAATTCTTCTGTTTATAGTCTGTTTGCAGGTATCGGTGATAATATAAATATGAAAGCCGATTATATAAGCCTTCAAAAGCAAGTGGAGGATCTTGAAAAAGAGCTTTTAAATAAGCAGGAGATTGAAAAACAAAATCAGCGTTTAAAAGAACTTTTAGATTTTTCAAAGGAAAATGAAGATTTTGTTGTGACAGGTGCTCGGGTGATTGGAAAAAATGAAGGTGGATGGTTCAACGTTATTATTATAGATAAGGGTAAAAATCATGGGGTAGATGTAAATATGGCAGTAGTTACTGGTAAGGGTTTAGTCGGCAGGGTGTTTCAAGTAGGATCTAATTGGGCAAAAGTTAGGACTATAGTGGATGGACAAAGTGGTGTAAGTGCTATTGTAGAACGTACGAGGGATAATGGTCTGGTTAAGGGAAATAATAGTATCGGTGATGAGGATGGTATGTGCAGAATGGTTTTTCTGCCTACAGATTCAGACTTGATAGAAGGAGATAAGGTCATAACTTCAGGGTTAGGGGAAATATTTCCTAAAGGCATATATATAGGAGAGGTAAAAAAAGTTGTAAAGGAAAAACGTGATTTTTTCAAAACGGCAACTATTGAACCTGGAGTAGATTTTAAGAGACTTGAAGAAGTACTGGTAATAAAGCATGTTCACCATTTTGAAGAAACAGAGTAG
- a CDS encoding M23 family metallopeptidase — translation MEGNTQKIPNYPRTKSKYKYRTRPVRQANTHTTRSYNYRGYNNDLEDQKKTDMLLAKLIICVVIILLIVSLKSIDKPFAQKIVDKVRIAVTQDFDMEESFGKLKFIDKYIPEDIKTVFNADKDKTLHTADDDVKEKEEMQFIAPAEGKVVGFFGKQGYINGKRNNTGIDILAQNEGYVYCVSGGKVIEIWQDKIYGECAKIDHGNGISSVYAGVADMQVKVGQQVQQGDSIGKMSINDNGEYVLHFRMLKKEKPMDPLSFISDKNKEVQ, via the coding sequence ATGGAAGGAAATACTCAAAAGATACCCAATTATCCTCGGACAAAGAGCAAGTATAAATATCGTACTAGACCTGTAAGACAGGCTAATACACATACAACCAGATCATATAATTATAGGGGCTATAATAATGATTTGGAAGATCAAAAAAAGACTGATATGCTACTAGCCAAATTAATCATATGTGTAGTGATAATTCTGCTAATAGTAAGTCTTAAATCTATTGATAAGCCCTTTGCGCAAAAAATAGTTGACAAGGTTAGAATAGCTGTTACTCAGGATTTCGATATGGAGGAATCATTTGGGAAGTTGAAATTTATAGATAAATATATTCCTGAGGATATAAAAACAGTTTTTAATGCAGATAAAGATAAAACATTGCATACAGCAGATGATGATGTGAAAGAAAAAGAAGAGATGCAATTTATAGCTCCCGCCGAAGGCAAAGTAGTGGGTTTTTTCGGTAAACAAGGATATATAAATGGTAAAAGGAATAATACAGGTATAGATATATTAGCTCAAAACGAAGGATATGTATATTGTGTTAGTGGCGGAAAGGTTATTGAGATATGGCAGGACAAAATATATGGCGAATGTGCAAAGATAGATCATGGGAATGGGATATCATCAGTTTATGCAGGGGTAGCAGATATGCAAGTAAAAGTAGGTCAGCAAGTACAACAAGGTGATTCTATTGGGAAAATGTCTATTAATGACAATGGGGAATATGTATTACATTTCAGAATGCTGAAAAAGGAAAAACCTATGGATCCACTGTCTTTTATTAGTGACAAAAATAAAGAAGTACAGTAG